The following coding sequences lie in one Periophthalmus magnuspinnatus isolate fPerMag1 chromosome 24, fPerMag1.2.pri, whole genome shotgun sequence genomic window:
- the LOC117392949 gene encoding F-box only protein 30-like, with the protein MLLDSSALQMEEHAHCVSCFNLRCSVRPEPGLSCELVTCALLCGAVFHSCKSQEHQLLCPLLKVPCINSAYGCPVSLIRDQMSAHLEVCPAGVVCCTMEWNRWPVSCLNYTSYESLSHATEEVEQLDMALALQDQRTLLESLKVISMAPTVEKDTPPPIIKENIATAAESQPPSSSEKITRGINGMNEEHFSKLYQATVETARSLAAALEFVSNSSSSEIVNNGAVEQEIIMNSNGIKSKTPVVSNVLCTKSPEPDICSNLSVLNEPQNETDLILNTANGQTCGGLGNHSATSCSSELQNNVSVLQDSLATDQNQDTTSNANHVIGPLETHGVNFYRKHLFMTQGQCSMPFGQISLQPSDRMPEMEDKSVDTSDLEQQEDPMGLGDIDLITAALFFCLEESRECRRISDTVYVDGFHVDFGTQTFTFPAAILVTNTRVGDMASASACDHAASQLSYPSPYHTLRLGLVLEALEGDVAAFNRYLPSNPRHQHTFPFVCGQSFRRDQFSSHFTNVHGDIHAGLNGWMEHRCPLAYYGCSFSQRRFYPSNVEAKVVHDIHLKSFGVQPCPQVTPPSASQAVQFSELPLEILWLIAGFLDSFSLCQLSLVSRTMRDVCASLLQSRGIVEVRWERKHHPGSVKVSWQVKNKVWRFSTAFSPVSSWGFTSVPSMSDHLKKCTFNTVEHKTDPVPLTAMCTERDGQSLRRTLRHINI; encoded by the exons ATGCTCCTTGACTCTTCAGCGTTGCAGATGGAGGAGCACGCTCACTGTGTGTCCTGCTTTAACCTGAGATGTAGTGTCCGTCCAGAGCCAGGCCTGTCCTGTGAGCTGGTGACCTGTGCTCTGCTGTGTGGAGcagtgtttcattcatgcaaaTCTCAAGAGCATcagctcctgtgtcctctgctgAAAGTGCCCTGTATCAACAGCGCCTATGGCTGTCCTGTTAGCCTGATAAGAGACCAGATGTCTGCACACCTGGAGGTGTGTCCGGCTGGGGTTGTGTGCTGCACTATGGAGTGGAACAGGTGGCCTGTTAGCTGTCTTAACTACACTTCCTATGAGTCCCTTAGTCACGccacagaggaggtggagcagctgGACATGGCACTGGCCCTCCAGGACCAACGAACTTTACTTGAATCTTTAAAAGTGATTTCAATGGCACCTACAGTTGAGAAAGACACCCCACCTCCAATAATCAAGGAAAATATAGCAACTGCTGCTGAGTCACAGCCACCTAGTTCATCAGAGAAAATCACCAGAGGAATTAATGGAATGAATGAGGAACACTTCAGCAAACTGTATCAAGCCACTGTAGAGACTGCAAGAAGCTTAGCTGCTGCTTTAGAGTTTGTGAGTAATTCTAGCAGTTCAGAGATTGTGAACAATGGGGCTGTTGAACAAGAGATTATAATGAACAGCAATGGAATAAAAAGCAAAACTCCTGTAGTTTCAAATGTGCTATGTACTAAATCACCAGAGCCGGACATTTGTTCAAACCTGTCTGTTCTAAATGAACCTCAAAATGAGACAGATCTCATTTTGAATACAGCAAATGGACAGACGTGTGGAGGTTTAGGAAACCATTCGGCCACATCATGCTCTTCTGAATTACAAAATAATGTTAGTGTTTTACAAGACTCATTAGCCACAGATCAGAATCAGGATACAACCTCCAATGCTAATCATGTAATTGGTCCACTGGAGACTCATGGAGTGAACTTTTATAGAAAACACTTATTTATGACGCAGGGGCAGTGTTCAATGCCTTTTGGTCAGATAAGTTTACAGCCGTCTGATCGAATGCCTGAAATGGAAGACAAATCAGTGGACACTTCCGAcctggagcagcaggaggaccCCATGGGACTCGGAGACATTGACCTGATCACAGCAGCTCTGTTCTTCTGTTTGGAGGAGTCCAGAGAATGCAGGAGGATCTCAGATACAGTGTATGTGGATGGGTTTCATGTGGACTTTGGTACTCAGACCTTCACTTTCCCTGCTGCTATCCTGGTCACCAACACGAGAGTGGGGGACATGGCTTCTGCATCTGCCTGTGACCACGCGGCCTCACAGCTCTCCTACCCCAGCCCCTACCACACCCTGCGCCTCGGTCTGGTTTTAGAGGCACTAGAAGGTGATGTCGCTGCATTTAACCGATACCTCCCTTCAAACCCTCGGCACCAGCACACTTTTCCTTTCGTGTGTGGCCAATCTTTCCGTAGGGACCAGTTCAGTTCCCATTTCACAAACGTCCATGGGGACATTCACGCAGGGCTCAACGGTTGGATGGAGCACCGCTGTCCCCTGGCCTATTATGGCTGTTCGTTTTCACAGCGCAGATTTTACCCTTCCAACGTGGAGGCTAAAGTAGTCCATGACATACACCTCAAGTCCTTTGGGGTCCAGCCTTGTCCACAAGTAACACCTCCAAGTGCCTCCCAGGCGGTGCAGTTTAGCGAGCTGCCCTTAGAGATACTGTGGCTCATCGCCGGGTTCCTGGACAGTTTTAGTCTGTGCCAGTTGTCATTGGTGTCGCGGACCATGAGGGACGTATGTGCCAGCCTCCTTCAGAGCAGAGGGATTGTGGAGGTGCGGTGGGAGCGCAAACACCACCCTGGCTCTGTCAAAGTGTCTTGGCAGGTCAAAAACAAA GTTTGGAGATTTAGCACTGCCTTCAGCCCAGTATCGTCATGGGGTTTCACCAGCGTCCCCAGCATGTCGGACCACCTGAAGAAGTGCACTTTCAACACTGTGGAGCACAAGACTGACCCTGTTCCCCTCACTGCCATGTGCACTGAACGCGACGGCCAATCACTGCGCCGCACGCTACGACACATCAACATCTGA